A window of Solea solea chromosome 18, fSolSol10.1, whole genome shotgun sequence contains these coding sequences:
- the LOC131445119 gene encoding uncharacterized protein LOC131445119, with product MKRRQRSKDYLEGTAETMAAAITNVDPHPDLLPPNSPSPSSISPPLPPLAMPPSTSASALLALASPATRRSISMGDFRRVTGALLAGSDPPSTSATVPSSRLVTPSSSMEFEAARRRLLEVEERQRVIREMERRLEELRQVFVHSEQQVVVHGELVSRISNAAQQGELYVAENSQRLKKGLKFKKHRPTIVFSSMLGLRTCLPWPVKLK from the coding sequence ATGAAGAGACGACAGAGAAGCAAAGACTACCTTGAGGGCACAGCAGAGACCATGGCAGCAGCGATTACAAACGTCGACCCACATCCAGATCTGCTCCCACCTAATTCCCCTTCACCGTCCTCGATTTCACCCCCTCTCCCTCCGTTAGCCATGCCGCCTTCTACATCTGCCTCAGCTCTCCTCGCTCTGGCCTCTCCAGCCACCAGACGCTCCATTTCCATGGGAGACTTCCGGAGGGTGACAGGGGCGCTACTAGCCGGTTCCGATCCCCCGTCCACCTCGGCCACGGTGCCCTCCTCCAGACTTGTCACCCCCAGCTCCAGCATGGAGTTCGAGGCGGCTCGGCGGCGGCtcctggaggtggaggagcgTCAGCGTGTCATCAGAGAGATGGAGCGGCGGCTGGAGGAGCTCAGACAAGTGTTTGTACACTCGGAACAGCAGGTGGTGGTCCATGGGGAGCTGGTGTCGAGGATTTCTAACGCAGCCCAGCAGGGGGAGCTGTACGTGGCCGAGAACAGCCAACGCCTGAAGAAAGGCCTGAAGTTCAAGAAACACCGACCCACCATCGTCTTCTCCTCCATGCTCGGACTCCGCACGTGCCTCCCCTGGCCTGTGAAGCTAAAATAG